The Kribbella shirazensis genomic interval GGCGCTCGTCCTTCGTCAGCCAGGTCCATCCCCACGCGCCCAGTGCGAACAGCACACCAGCGATGGGGACGGAGCTGTACATCGCCAACGGCGACCTGTTGAAGACCGCGTCCCGCGAACTGACCCACACCGTCAGCTGCTCGCCCTCATCCGGACGGTTGCAGGTCGTCATCACGCCGTCGTGCGTGTCTCCGTCCGCGCCCGTCCAGGTCAGGTCGACCTCGTACGACGTGCCGTGGGTGTGCCGCGTCCCCTTGTCGTCCTTGCTCTCGCCGCACGGGCCGTCGGCCACGGCGGCACCGGCAACAGCGACCACCTTCTCGGTGCGGAACGTCGCCTGTTCGGCGAAGTCGGCGGGGTCGTCGGATTTCCACAACAGAGCCAACCCGAAGATGATCGCCCATACGAGCGCACCGGCGATCGCCCAGCCGGCGACGAACAGAACGCGGCGCATCCCGGCACTCCCTAGCTACGTCCCCCCGTGAACGTCACAGCCGTGGAGTATAGGCCTGGCGCCGTGTCAGCAGATCTCCATCACGTCGTACGTCGGCGCGTCGGGTCGCGCCGTGCTCGTCCTGCTCGAGTAGAAGAACGCGGTGGACGCGATGTCGTCCTGCAGCGGGAGGTAGCGACCGCCGGAGCGCCAGCCGAGGGCCTGTACGTCGACGCGCAGCCGCTCCTTGAAGCGGATCGGGTCCGGCAGGTGGAACCGGTACATGCCGAAGCGCTGCTGGCTCTGGTACAGCCCGTCCGGGCGGATCACCTGCGGCATACCGAGGTACGGCGTACTGAACTCGGTGTACCCGCCCAGGTGGGGTACGTCGAAGTTCCACGCGCCACCGAAGTAGTCCTCGGTCCCCGTGCCGCAGATGGTCGGGAACTCGTCGTCACCGTCGAGGTAGAACTTCACCTCGCCCTCACCCCACCAGCCGGTGCTGTTGACGCCCCAGGCCAGGTAGGTGCCGACGTAGTGCCCCGGCCCCTCGACGCCGTCCAGGAGCGTGTGCACCGTCTTGGCGGGCAGCGGGTTGCTCCGCCGCCACTGCGTGTGCAGGTACGCCGAGTTGTCCGGTACGGCGCCCAGCCAGTAGTCCACCTGGAAGTACACGACCACGGGCTCGTCGTGGGTGTTCTCGAGCGTGAGCGTGGCCTGCGTCTGGAACGGCATCTCCCAGTAGCAGTTGAAGCCGCCGTTCGGGTTCACCGCGACCGGCAGCGAGTTGACCTGGGCGAACCTGCCCCAGCCGGAGCAGAAGAAGTCACCGACCGGAGTCTCGATCGCCGGCGCGGTGTCGCCGTCCCAGAACGTCCGCAGCACCAGCCGGCGCCAGTGGTCGACGTGCGTGGTGAGCCAGATGTGCGTGATGCAGCCCGATCCGGCGATGTCCGCCAGCGTCGCGGTCTCCCCCGGCCCGATCTCGATCGACGGCGAGACCTTCCAGCCCTGGCCGAGATCGCGGGCCGCGCGGGCGCCGGTCCCCTCGGTCCGCCGTCCACCCTGACCGGGCTCGCCGGTCGGGTTCTCCGCACTGATGGAGCGCGACTCGACGTCGGCGAGCGCACTGATGCCGGTCAGATTCCCAAGAGTCATACCCGCGACCTTAGGCCCGCCCGGGTTCGGCAAGAAATCGATTGCCCATCAAGTGGACGACCCAGCGCATGGAGGCTGCGGGACTCAGCAGGGGCGGACCCTGGCTTCGAGGCCGTTGACGAATTCGAGGCAGGCCCAGGGGCGGCCCTGGTCGCGTTTGGCGCGGACGATCAGCGGGAAGGCGTCCGCGCCGCGCACCTGCGCGGCCTTCTCGGTCGGCAATGATCCGACCGCTCCCCCACGCGCCTCGGCCGCCGCCTTCACGTCCGCGACCGACACCGCGCTCCGGGCGTCCTTCTCCGCCGCGTCCCTCGCGTCCGTCGCGACCTGCAGCGCGAAGTCGATCTCCGGCGGTTTCGACCACGCCGTCTGCGACACCGGGATGACCAGGCCGAACATCGCCAGCCCGATCACCGTGACGATCTGCCGTAACCGGCGGGTTTGATCCGTGAGCAGCAGCGCGGCGCAGCACAGCGCCAGGAAGAGGGTGAGCCCGCGCAGGATCCAGTGCCGGTCGAGCCGGATGTCCACCGCGAGGCCGGCCGCGACGGCGATCACCAAGCAGAGCCCGGCCGCGGCGAGCGCCCGGGCCCGTGGAGACAGAGATGGCATGCCGCAGACGATAGACGGTCAGCCGTTCGTCGCACGGTAGCGGCCGTTGGGCGCGAGGCGCGCCGGTCAGGATCGTGCGCACTGGACGGTACTGGCAGATTCGATCGCGTCCCCACCCGCCTCTAGGGATTGGAAACGGATCATGACCGATGACGTGACCGAGAACCCGGGCTTCTGGAGCATCTCGCGGCGTCGTGCGCTGCAACTCAGCGGTGGTGTGGCGGCGGCCGGCGCCGTACAGCTGCCGGCCCCCGAAGCCGCCGCTCGAGCTGCCGCCGCCGGGAATCAAGCAACCCTCACCGAAGGCACCAACTTCATGGTGTCGGTGTCGCCGGACGGCGCATGGCTGGCGTTCGACCTGGTGACGGCGATCTGGGTGACGCCGGCCGCGGGCGGCGTCGCGCGCCGGCTCACCGACGACCTGCAGGACGCCACCCGGCCGCGCTGGTCGCCGGACGGGCGGACGATCGTGTTCCAGTCGTACCGCGACGGGAACTTCCACCTCTGGTCGATCCGCCCGGACGGCAGCGGCCTGCGGCAGTTGACGAGTGGGCGGCACGACCACCGCGAACCGCACGTGACACCCGACGGCCGGTCGATCGTCTTCTCCTCCGACCGTGGCGGCACCGGCGGCCCCGGCGCCACCGCGGGCAGCTACGGCATCCATCGCCTCGACCTCGCGACCGGCGCGATCACGGCTCTGACCGACGAAGCGAGCGAGGAGGCCGAGCCGACCGTGTCGGCCGACGGCCGGAAGATCGCGTTCACCGTCGACACGAGTTCGATCGTCGAGCTCGACCTCGCCTCCGGTGCGCGGACGACGGTGGTCGCGGCGCAGACCGGGATCAGCCTGTTCGGGCCGTCGTACTCGCCGGACGGGAAGCTCGCGTACGTCCGGCTGACCGGGCCGACCTGCGATCTGGTTGTCGACCAGCAGATCGTCACCACGGGGAAGGACGTCTTCGCGGTGCCGCCGTCGTGGTCGTCCACGGATCTCTTCTACACGGCCGACGGCACCGTTCAGCGGTATCGCGCCGGCGGCGGGCACAGGGTCGTACCGTTCACGGCGACCGTCCCGGTGACGTCGCGGCGGCCGCGGCCGAAGGCGCCTGACCTGGAGTCGACGAGCCGCCGTGCGGTGCGTGGGATCGCGAGTCCGACGGTGTCGCCGGACGGGAAGTGGCTGGCGTTCCGGGCGCTGAACGCGCTCTGGGTGGCGCCGACAAGCGGTGGCCGGCCGCGCACGATAGTTGCCGACGGCTACTTCAACTCGGATCCGGACTTCTCGCCGGACGGCCGGAAGGTGCTCTACGCAAGCGATCGCGACGGTACGGCGGATCTGTGGCTGCACGACCTGGCGAGCGGCACCGACACCAAGCTGTCCGGCCTGCCGGGAGCGCAGACCGCGCCGCGTTTCGCACCGGACGGCAACCGGATCGCTTACCAGGATCAGGACGGGATCGCGTGGGTACTCGATCTCGCGTCCGGTCAGGTCCGTCAGCTCACGCCGACGCTCTTCCAGCCCGGCCGGGTGAGCTGGTCGCGGGACGGCGAGACGCTGGTCCTGGCCGCGGTCAAGCCGTTCTCCAAACGCTTCCGCGAAGGCACGAGCCAGCTGCTGTACGTCGACGTCGCGACGACGGCGCTCGAGTACGTCGAGCCGATGCCGTTCCGCTCGCTCGCGACCCGGGGTGACGACGGTCCGGTGTTCTCGCCGGACGGCAAGCACCTGGCCTTCGTGGTCGAGAGCCTGCTGTACGTCGTACCCGTGGACGCGCGCGGGCGCTACACCGGCGAGCCGTGGGCGGTGACCGACGAGGTGACGGACTCGCCGGTGTGGCAGGACGACCGCACACTGCTGTACCTCAATAACGGGAAGTTGCGCAGGACAATGATCACGGGCGGCCGTCCGTCGACGGTGCCGCTGGATCTGCAGTACCGGCGGGCCACGGTCAACCAGCACGTCACGATCCACGCGGGTGCGTTGTGGGACGGGCGGGCGACCACACTGCGCCAGGATGTGGATGTCGTCGTGGAGGGGTCGCGGGTGGTCGCCGTACGGGCGCATCGCGGGCAGGCCGACATCGACGCGTCCGGGCTGACGGTGATGCCGGGGCTGATCGACGCGCACAACCACTGGCACCTGCGCGGGCGGGCGTGGGGTGCGCGGCAGGGCAACCTGTGGCTCGCGTACGGGATCACGACCACGCGGTCGCCGGGCGATCCGGTGTACCAGATGCAGGAGACCCGGGAGGCTCTGGTCAACGGGTCGCTGCGCGGCCCGCGGTACTTCGCGACCGGTGAGGCGATCGACGGTTCGCGGGTGTACTACAACTTCATGCGGCCGACGTTGTCGCTGCGGCAGCTCGGTCTGGAGCTCGATCGTGTCGAGGGACTCGCGTACGACCTGGTGAAGACGTACGTGCGGTTGCCGATCGAGTACCAGCGGCGCGCGATCGCTTTCGTCCACCAGCTCGGGTTGCAGCTGTCGTCGCACTACCTCTATCCCGCGGAGCATCTGGGCATGGACGGGATGGAGCACACCGGCGCGACGAACCGGCTCGGGTACTCGCACACGGTCAGCCGGCTGGGCCGCGCGTACGCCGACGTGGTGACACTGTTCACGCGGGCCGGGCTGTCCGTGACGCCGACCCTGTTCAACTCGACGATGGCACACGTCGACGATCCGTCCTTGCTCACAGACCGCCGTACGACGACCCTCTTCCCGTCCTGGGAGTACGCCGCGCTGATGACGGAGGTCAACACGGCAAGAGGTCCGGCCGGCGTCACGACCCGCGAACTGCTGCGCGGCAACGTCGACATGGTGCTTCGCATCCACCGCGGCGGCGGGCTGGTGATCTCCGGCACCGACACGCCCCTCGACAACATCGCGGTGTCGTTGCACGCGAATCTCCGCGCGATGGTCGCGGGCGGCTTCACGCCGTACGAGGCACTCACGACGGCGACCCACAACCCCGCGAAGTGGCTTGCCCTGGAGGACAAGCTCGGCGTGGTGAAGCCCGGCGCGCAGGCCGACCTGTCCTTCGTCACCGGCGACCCACTCGCCGACATCCGCACAGCCGCCGCCGTACAACAGGTCATGCTCGCCGGCAACCTCCACACCGTCGACGACCTCCTGGCCCCGTACACCACCACCAACCAGGCAAAGCCCGCCGTCCGCACCCTCGACGCCCCACAACCCCTCACCCGAGAACACGCCCACGCCCACGACACGAAGTACTGGTGGCACGAACCCGAATGGCTCCACCGCCACTGCTGCGACAGCTAACCGGTCTGCGACACCCCACGGTGTCTGGGAACACGCCGTTGCGTGTTCCCAGACACCGGACCCTGTCGCGAAGGCAAGAGGTGGTGCGAACAGATGCGGCACCTCTACCATCAAGGCGGTCCGGGACGTCAGGGCCTTCACGGAGGGGTGGTCGGGCGTGGCGGGTGAGGCTGGGGTGGCGGACTGGGCGGCGGAGTTCGCGAGGACCGGTGAGGTGCGGATCGCCCCGCGGCGGCGGGTCGCGGGGGTGAGGATGTTGTTTCCCACCTTCTTGCTGGTGAGCGCACTAGTGGTGATTGTGTTGGCCCTGCTCGGTCGCAGGGACTGGTTGTGGCTTCCACTGTTCTGTGTTGTCGCGGCACCGAGCTTCATCGCACAGATCTGGCCGCAGACGCGCATGCTTCTCTTCGGTCAGCCCATCCTCATCGTGGACACGCTGGGCGTCTCTCTCGGGCGGAACGCCTTGCCTGGGACGAGGTTCAGGTCATCAAGGGACCAGGCTCGATCCGTCGGCGGCCGGCTGATCCGCGGCGGCCGGTGCGTGCTGATCTCGAATGGTTCGATGTCGTGACTCTTGCATCCGGCCCAGGGCGTCGGAGCCGGCGGATCTCCGTCGGGAAGGAGCATGTCGGGGATCTGGAGGGTCTGGCTGCTTGGCTGCACGCGCTCCGCAGCGGGCGTTACGCTCGCTGAGCCTGCGGTCAGAACGTGGTGGTGAGGTCCTGGGTTTGGCCTGTGGCGGCGGCTCGGTAGGCGGACTCGATGATGTCGATGACGTGGCGGGCGTGTTCGGCGGTGACGATCGAGGGCTTGCCTTCGCGGACCCAGTCGACGAGCTGCATCACGTCCTCGTACACGTGCTGCTCCTCGATCTCCCGGTGCACACCGGTCACGTGCGGAAGCAGGGCCTGGTTGCCGGGACCGCGGGGCGAGAGCTCATCGGGATTGCGGTCGGGGAAGTCGAACGGTTCGCCGTTGAGGAGCAGGCCGTCGATCGTTCCCGCCGTACCGTAGTAGGTTCCGCCGAAGCCGCCGCGCATCCCGCCGGCGGCCGTTCCGGTCGCGACGCAGTACAGGTTGTCGCCGAAGTCGATCAACATCACGGTGTTGTCGTCGGCGTCGGTCTGGACGTCGGCCCCTCCGCTGGTGCGCACCGGGACGCGTACGCCGGACATCGCGGTCACCCGCCGCGCCGGCCCGAGGATGCCGGTCACCGTGTGCAGTGCGTACACCGTCATGTCGTACACCGGCCCGCCGCCCGGCTTGCGGAAGTACCACGACGGATCGATGTTCGTCAGTACGTCGTTCCCGCCGCGCACGGACTCGTTCTCGTGGTACGTCCCGAACGCCGCACCACAACTCACCCACGACACCGTGCCGATCGCACCCTCGGCGATCAGCTCCCGCGTCCGTACATGATGCGGCCGCAACATCTCCCCCGGCGATGCCACGATGCGCAGATCGTTCGCGGCCGCCAGCTCGATGAGCTCGGTCGCCTCCGCAACGGTCAACGTCATCGTCTTGTTGAAGTGCACATGCTTCCCCGCCTGCAACGCGAGCTTCCCCTGCTCGTAGTGCAACCCGATCGGAGAAGCAATCGTCACCGCGTCGACGTCGCCCCGAGCCAGCAGTTCCTCGTACTCCGTGAACGCCCGCCCCACCCCGAACTTCCCAGCCGCCGCCTCCGCCCGCCCCGGCACCGGATCACACACCGCGCCGAGCACCACCCGGCCCGCGAGATCGGGCTGCGACAGATGCGGAAGGAGGCCCCGTACCGAAATACTCCCAGCCCCGACAACACCCATCCGCACCGTATCCGCCATACCAAGGATCCTTGAACCACCCCGGGTTTGATGCACCCTCGGTTATGTGAGTGCGACCGGTCGGTCGTCTCGGGTTTGTGCATAGTAGTTGGCCTCGGCTTCGGCGGGTGGGCGTCGGTCGAGGCGGTGCATGAGCCGGCTGGTGTTGTACCAGTGGACCCAGTCGGCGGTGATGGCCTCGAGGTTGCTGAGGCCGGTCAGTGGTCCGCGGCGAAAGGGGGAGTCGTCGCGGATGCATTCGGTCTTGTAGAGACCGATCGTGGTCTCGGCCAGGGCGTTGTCGTAGGCGTCGCCCACGGTCCCGATCGAGGGGCTGAGACCGTGCAGTTGCAGGGTCTCGGTGAAGTGCAGCGAGGTATATTGGGATCCTGCGTCCGAGTGGTGAATCGTCTTGTTTTGCAGAGGTTTCCCTTCTCTGAGGCGCAGTTCGGCAGCCTGTCTGATGGCGCGTTCGACGAACGTGGTGTGCTTGGACATCGAGCACTCCCAGCCGGCGATGAAGCCAGCGAAGGCGTCGATCACGAACGCGGTGTAGGCGAACGCGCCGCCGGCCAGCCGCACGTAGGTGAAGTCCGCGACCAGCAGCCGGTTCGGTGCCGGCACCCGGAACTGGCGGTTGACCAGGTCTGGTGCCCGGTCCGCGGCCGGATCCGGGACCGTCGTGCGTGGCTTCTTCGCGCGGGTCGCACCCTGCCAGCCGTTCGCCTTCATGAGCCGCTCGACCGTGCAGCGCGCCACCTCGACGCCCTCGCGGTTCAGGTGGGCCCACATCTTCAACGACCCGTACAGCGACTCCGGCACCCTCCGATCGTGCTCGTCAGGCTCGTAATACCCGGCCAGCACCTCGGTCACCGTCAGCTCCCACAGAGCACGTTTCGACGGCGCCCGCCGGGCCCAGGCGTAGTAGGTTCTCGGAGCGATCTGGCAGCCGTGCGCACTCAACGCAGCGCAGATCGGAGCGACCCCGAACCGAGCCCTGTGCTCGGCGATGAACCGGCAGATCACCGCTGTCGCGGGTCGCTCTCCCGCACGAAGAAACTCGTCGCCGCCTTCAGGATCTCGATCGTCTGCTCCAGCTCGGCGTTCTTCCGCTTCAGCTCCCGGATCTCCCGCGCCTGCGCCGTCGACACCCCATCAACCTCACCGGCGTCGACCGCTGCCTGGCGAACCCACCGGCGCAGCGTTTCCGGTGTCATTCCTAGCCGGCCCGCGACCGTGGTGATCGCCTCCCACTCACTGGCGTAATCACCCCGGTGCTCGGTCACCAACCGGACCGCCTTGGCCCTGGTCTGCTCGTCGTACTTCCTCGGCATGGATGCCACCTTCCCAACGAAGGAGGTGTGCATCAAACCCGGGGTGGTTCACCTATTGGCGCCAATCAGCTTGTGCGTCGCTCCGCGTGGCTCGACAAGTGCTGCTCTCCGGAAACAATTCGCCAAATAGCGGCGAAAAGGTTCCGCAAAGGCGGAGCCGTCAGCCATTGCGGTCGGCTCATCCGCCACCCGAGCCGATGATTCGCGCTTACGGGGTGATCGTGATCTCCAGGTGCGCCAGCAGCAGGCTGCCGCTCTCGGCGTGCAGTTCGACGGTCAGGCCCCACCGTCCCGGCGGAACGGCGTACCCCAAGTTGGGAATCACCGACGCTGTCCCGATCCAGACCGGCACAGGACGGCTCTGCTGAGGCTCGATCTCGAACCCCACCAGCGGTAGGGCCTGCGGGCCGACGTACCGGCCGACCATGCGACCGGAGCTGTCGGTCACCGCGGACGACAACTGGCCGTTCGTGCGGAGCACCTCCGCCTTCGCGGTCCGATTGGCGATCAGCACATCCCTGCGCGCATCTCGACCGGTCCGCACCCTCAACGGAGACATGGGTTCTACGTCGAGCCCGGCGTCTTCAGCGGGTACTCCGCGCAGCTGGAGCGCGAACTCACTCATCCGCAGCTCCCGGGCCGGAAACGTCATCGCCCCGACCTGCAGATCCACGAAGTCCCCGTACTTCGCTTTCAGTTCGGCGGCGATGTCGGTCGCCCAGGCGGCCAGGTCGATACGGATCCGCTTCTCGTACCGCTCCCGGTCTGGGCCGGGAAAGACGACCAGCGCATCCGGTGACTCCTCGAGCAACCGCCGCAGATCCACACGCAGGCTCTCCCAGCCGGCCATAGCCCGACGATAGCTCCACCCGCGCCATCACCCGGCACAATCAGCGGCATGGATGAAGCTGTGCGCCGTCAGGGCACCACCTCAGCGCGTCTTGCGTGGATGGCCGGTGGTGCACTCGTCGTGGTGCTTGTCATGGCTGCGGCGTCGATCGTTTCTCGGGTCATCACGCACGACACCTGGCAGGCATGTAGCTCGGACGGGAGGATCTGTCTCACTCGCCAGCAAGCATCCCGTGTGCTGCAAGTCGGTCCTGTCGATCGCATCTGGGTCTCTGTCGACCTGCACGATCAGTGCGGGACGCTCTATCCGACTCCGTTCGAGTTCTCCGATGGGCGGATGGAGGCGACCTTCTCCTCAAGCTCTGTCGAGCTGCGCGGATCAGCCGGCGAGCGAATCACGTACCACGCGAAC includes:
- a CDS encoding amidohydrolase family protein; its protein translation is MTDDVTENPGFWSISRRRALQLSGGVAAAGAVQLPAPEAAARAAAAGNQATLTEGTNFMVSVSPDGAWLAFDLVTAIWVTPAAGGVARRLTDDLQDATRPRWSPDGRTIVFQSYRDGNFHLWSIRPDGSGLRQLTSGRHDHREPHVTPDGRSIVFSSDRGGTGGPGATAGSYGIHRLDLATGAITALTDEASEEAEPTVSADGRKIAFTVDTSSIVELDLASGARTTVVAAQTGISLFGPSYSPDGKLAYVRLTGPTCDLVVDQQIVTTGKDVFAVPPSWSSTDLFYTADGTVQRYRAGGGHRVVPFTATVPVTSRRPRPKAPDLESTSRRAVRGIASPTVSPDGKWLAFRALNALWVAPTSGGRPRTIVADGYFNSDPDFSPDGRKVLYASDRDGTADLWLHDLASGTDTKLSGLPGAQTAPRFAPDGNRIAYQDQDGIAWVLDLASGQVRQLTPTLFQPGRVSWSRDGETLVLAAVKPFSKRFREGTSQLLYVDVATTALEYVEPMPFRSLATRGDDGPVFSPDGKHLAFVVESLLYVVPVDARGRYTGEPWAVTDEVTDSPVWQDDRTLLYLNNGKLRRTMITGGRPSTVPLDLQYRRATVNQHVTIHAGALWDGRATTLRQDVDVVVEGSRVVAVRAHRGQADIDASGLTVMPGLIDAHNHWHLRGRAWGARQGNLWLAYGITTTRSPGDPVYQMQETREALVNGSLRGPRYFATGEAIDGSRVYYNFMRPTLSLRQLGLELDRVEGLAYDLVKTYVRLPIEYQRRAIAFVHQLGLQLSSHYLYPAEHLGMDGMEHTGATNRLGYSHTVSRLGRAYADVVTLFTRAGLSVTPTLFNSTMAHVDDPSLLTDRRTTTLFPSWEYAALMTEVNTARGPAGVTTRELLRGNVDMVLRIHRGGGLVISGTDTPLDNIAVSLHANLRAMVAGGFTPYEALTTATHNPAKWLALEDKLGVVKPGAQADLSFVTGDPLADIRTAAAVQQVMLAGNLHTVDDLLAPYTTTNQAKPAVRTLDAPQPLTREHAHAHDTKYWWHEPEWLHRHCCDS
- a CDS encoding Gfo/Idh/MocA family protein, which codes for MADTVRMGVVGAGSISVRGLLPHLSQPDLAGRVVLGAVCDPVPGRAEAAAGKFGVGRAFTEYEELLARGDVDAVTIASPIGLHYEQGKLALQAGKHVHFNKTMTLTVAEATELIELAAANDLRIVASPGEMLRPHHVRTRELIAEGAIGTVSWVSCGAAFGTYHENESVRGGNDVLTNIDPSWYFRKPGGGPVYDMTVYALHTVTGILGPARRVTAMSGVRVPVRTSGGADVQTDADDNTVMLIDFGDNLYCVATGTAAGGMRGGFGGTYYGTAGTIDGLLLNGEPFDFPDRNPDELSPRGPGNQALLPHVTGVHREIEEQHVYEDVMQLVDWVREGKPSIVTAEHARHVIDIIESAYRAAATGQTQDLTTTF
- a CDS encoding glycoside hydrolase family 172 protein; the protein is MTLGNLTGISALADVESRSISAENPTGEPGQGGRRTEGTGARAARDLGQGWKVSPSIEIGPGETATLADIAGSGCITHIWLTTHVDHWRRLVLRTFWDGDTAPAIETPVGDFFCSGWGRFAQVNSLPVAVNPNGGFNCYWEMPFQTQATLTLENTHDEPVVVYFQVDYWLGAVPDNSAYLHTQWRRSNPLPAKTVHTLLDGVEGPGHYVGTYLAWGVNSTGWWGEGEVKFYLDGDDEFPTICGTGTEDYFGGAWNFDVPHLGGYTEFSTPYLGMPQVIRPDGLYQSQQRFGMYRFHLPDPIRFKERLRVDVQALGWRSGGRYLPLQDDIASTAFFYSSRTSTARPDAPTYDVMEIC
- a CDS encoding IS3 family transposase (programmed frameshift) translates to MPRKYDEQTRAKAVRLVTEHRGDYASEWEAITTVAGRLGMTPETLRRWVRQAAVDAGEVDGVSTAQAREIRELKRKNAELEQTIEILKAATKFLRAGERPATAVICRFIAEHRARFGVAPICAALSAHGCQIAPRTYYAWARRAPSKRALWELTVTEVLAGYYEPDEHDRRVPESLYGSLKMWAHLNREGVEVARCTVERLMKANGWQGATRAKKPRTTVPDPAADRAPDLVNRQFRVPAPNRLLVADFTYVRLAGGAFAYTAFVIDAFAGFIAGWECSMSKHTTFVERAIRQAAELRLREGKPLQNKTIHHSDAGSQYTSLHFTETLQLHGLSPSIGTVGDAYDNALAETTIGLYKTECIRDDSPFRRGPLTGLSNLEAITADWVHWYNTSRLMHRLDRRPPAEAEANYYAQTRDDRPVALT